One genomic region from Spirulina subsalsa PCC 9445 encodes:
- a CDS encoding adenosine deaminase, which produces MALYAELHRHLGGSVVPRVLWRYFQRRNEDLAAQFPVYPEFEEFYTRPRNTLDEYLELHTLVETVQTEQALPYFIYRLIRGAYIFENLAYLELRYTPYLRTPERLSQGERIEQMAQIVEIVGKASQAEDYPIITSQILCMHSRLPSEVNRAIVELAVSYPEYVCAVDVAGGDAHYQERLDEFVGLYDYARSQGIKTTGHLYETVDGCYPQLLPYLMRIGHGIQIPLKYPELLPQLAAQQQCLEVCPTTYFKTGTLDDLSQLKIVFDRCFEAGVDIAICTDNAGLHNVRLPFEYENLLTHDIIDFRQLQACQDAAFRHAFAWPHQQPPASLLTSILQKEPPEAQSIYP; this is translated from the coding sequence ATGGCACTCTATGCAGAACTACATCGTCATTTAGGGGGTTCCGTTGTTCCCCGCGTGTTGTGGCGTTATTTCCAACGACGCAACGAGGATTTAGCCGCCCAATTCCCGGTGTATCCCGAATTTGAAGAATTTTATACCCGTCCTCGTAATACCCTTGATGAGTATTTAGAATTACATACCCTTGTGGAGACAGTCCAAACAGAACAGGCGCTCCCTTATTTTATTTATCGCCTGATTCGCGGGGCTTATATTTTTGAAAACCTCGCCTATTTAGAACTCCGCTATACTCCCTACTTGCGCACCCCAGAACGCCTCAGCCAAGGGGAACGGATTGAGCAGATGGCGCAAATTGTGGAAATTGTGGGGAAAGCCTCTCAAGCGGAAGATTACCCCATTATTACCAGCCAAATCCTTTGTATGCACTCCCGTTTACCTTCAGAGGTCAATCGAGCCATTGTGGAATTAGCGGTGAGTTATCCTGAATATGTTTGTGCTGTTGATGTGGCGGGGGGAGATGCCCATTATCAGGAGCGTTTGGATGAGTTTGTGGGGTTATATGATTATGCGCGATCGCAGGGCATCAAAACCACCGGACACCTCTACGAAACCGTCGATGGCTGTTATCCCCAACTCCTCCCCTACCTCATGCGCATTGGTCACGGCATCCAAATCCCCCTAAAATATCCCGAACTCCTGCCCCAACTCGCCGCCCAGCAACAATGTTTAGAAGTTTGCCCCACCACCTACTTTAAAACCGGCACCCTCGACGACCTCTCCCAGTTAAAAATCGTCTTTGACCGTTGTTTTGAGGCCGGGGTAGACATCGCCATCTGTACCGATAACGCCGGACTCCATAACGTCCGTCTCCCCTTTGAATACGAAAACCTCCTCACCCACGACATCATCGACTTCCGACAACTCCAAGCTTGTCAAGATGCCGCCTTCCGCCATGCCTTCGCCTGGCCCCACCAACAGCCCCCCGCCTCCCTCTTAACCAGCATCCTACAAAAAGAACCCCCAGAAGCCCAGTCCATTTATCCCTAA
- a CDS encoding DUF2993 domain-containing protein has product MLLLNQKNLGEEALNKIARLALKSQIRKAQDLQVRVKTDPNLLAQGKLESLLIDGTGLVMGQNLRMEEMRLQMKTIAVSPFKALMGNIELTQPTDGTACIRLTEADFNRAFNTKLLSDRIQALPTEQNQHPITLTPQSIHCHLLATGKIAIDVDLTVSTGECQQVTMEATPTMLGEEVILADCHYSQGVEPCPKFTEILRQKALDVLNLRDFEIQGISLYIEELTIESGQLTVCAIAKMTHFPRKA; this is encoded by the coding sequence GTGTTGTTACTGAATCAGAAGAACTTGGGTGAGGAAGCGCTAAATAAAATTGCGCGGCTGGCTTTAAAAAGTCAAATTAGAAAGGCGCAGGATTTGCAAGTCCGGGTCAAAACGGATCCTAATCTCTTGGCGCAAGGTAAGTTAGAGTCCCTGTTAATCGATGGGACGGGTCTGGTGATGGGGCAAAATCTCCGCATGGAGGAGATGCGTCTCCAAATGAAGACGATTGCGGTAAGTCCTTTTAAGGCACTCATGGGCAATATTGAGTTAACTCAGCCGACGGATGGGACGGCCTGCATTCGTTTGACGGAGGCGGATTTTAACCGGGCGTTTAATACGAAATTGTTAAGCGATCGCATTCAAGCCCTACCGACTGAGCAAAACCAACACCCCATTACCCTAACCCCCCAGAGCATTCATTGTCATCTCCTCGCCACGGGCAAAATTGCCATTGATGTGGATTTGACCGTTTCCACCGGGGAATGTCAACAGGTGACCATGGAAGCCACCCCCACCATGTTAGGGGAGGAGGTGATCTTAGCCGATTGTCACTATAGCCAAGGGGTTGAACCCTGCCCAAAATTCACCGAGATATTGCGCCAGAAGGCTCTAGATGTGCTGAATTTGCGAGATTTTGAGATTCAAGGCATTTCGTTGTATATCGAGGAATTAACCATAGAATCGGGGCAGTTAACGGTTTGTGCGATCGCCAAAATGACCCACTTTCCCCGCAAAGCTTAA
- the rnc gene encoding ribonuclease III — protein sequence MNSSPVVKDQRREKQLQKLVQRLGLASDAPVNYRLLDLALTHPSINKGANYEQLEFVGDAVVRLAASEVLLETYPDAPVGEFTAIRSVLVSDRVLADFAEIYGLERYLLVSGGTSADHGGKRSRLADAFEAVLGALYLSTHTMTLVRCWLDSVLKDKAIEVRQDPALQNYKDALQEWTQGQYKLLPEYRVQETGKGANYTERFTAEVWLKNECLGRGIGHSKKAAEQAAAKQAFLAIGQPKENAAK from the coding sequence TTGAATTCATCCCCTGTAGTGAAAGACCAGAGGCGAGAGAAACAACTTCAAAAGTTGGTTCAACGATTGGGGTTAGCCTCGGATGCCCCGGTTAATTATCGTTTACTGGATTTAGCCTTAACTCATCCCAGTATTAACAAAGGGGCTAATTATGAACAGTTGGAATTTGTGGGGGATGCCGTCGTCCGTCTGGCCGCTTCGGAAGTGTTATTAGAAACCTATCCTGATGCACCCGTGGGGGAGTTTACAGCCATTCGGTCGGTGTTGGTGAGCGATCGCGTTTTAGCCGATTTTGCCGAAATCTATGGCTTAGAACGCTACCTATTAGTATCCGGGGGGACATCGGCCGATCATGGAGGCAAACGCTCCCGTTTAGCCGATGCGTTTGAGGCTGTTTTAGGGGCTTTATATCTCAGTACCCACACCATGACCCTCGTGCGCTGTTGGCTGGATTCCGTCTTAAAAGATAAGGCGATTGAAGTCCGACAAGATCCCGCCCTCCAGAACTATAAAGACGCGCTGCAAGAATGGACTCAAGGACAGTATAAACTTTTGCCAGAATACCGCGTCCAAGAAACCGGAAAAGGAGCGAACTACACAGAGCGCTTCACAGCTGAAGTCTGGCTAAAAAACGAGTGTTTAGGTCGGGGGATCGGACACTCAAAAAAAGCAGCAGAACAAGCGGCCGCGAAACAGGCTTTCTTAGCCATTGGTCAACCCAAGGAGAATGCAGCTAAATGA
- a CDS encoding MAPEG family protein, with protein sequence MNIELILLASVLGAVVLVYLPYLVVAYNRVRLGYDMSAPRLMFEKFPPYAKRATWAHQNSFEALIIYAPAALMAYVTGVESMVAGYAAIAFLIVRFLYSLCYILDFALIRPLMFVLGLTCSGILFALSLLQVAG encoded by the coding sequence ATGAATATTGAATTGATTTTATTAGCCTCTGTGTTGGGGGCGGTGGTGTTGGTGTATTTGCCCTATTTGGTGGTGGCGTATAATCGAGTCCGTTTGGGCTATGATATGAGCGCCCCTCGGTTGATGTTTGAAAAATTTCCCCCCTATGCCAAGCGAGCGACTTGGGCTCATCAGAATTCTTTTGAGGCCTTAATTATTTATGCTCCGGCCGCTTTGATGGCCTATGTGACGGGGGTAGAGTCTATGGTGGCGGGATATGCGGCGATCGCCTTTTTAATCGTCCGTTTCCTCTACTCCCTCTGTTATATCCTAGATTTTGCCCTCATTCGCCCCTTAATGTTCGTGCTGGGCTTAACTTGTAGTGGCATTTTATTCGCCCTCAGTTTGTTACAAGTGGCAGGCTAG
- a CDS encoding MBOAT family O-acyltransferase, whose protein sequence is MSFVDTLYGFFLCLLVPFYWHYGKFTPAFNLNTQGNVTTAKVDMNDSSESTQKRRQCLLLLASLFFYALLQIYYIPFLLLAAFLNYRLAKAMEARFRGCLQPQYSQLSNQEWEEMQRFWNSQATQILLIGIVLNVLILIIFRYLPFLFGIIDDILNLPLAQFSSNWLRTNLIVPLGISFFTFECIAYLVDVYRGAPASYSFLQFASYKLFFPKLISGPITRFHQFNTQLKESQALTNPLFTEGLWLMACGIVKKALIADSLGIFVDLCYGNLERAGSGDLWLAIIGYGLQLYFDFSGYVDMARGSAMLLGFQLPENFNSPYFTTSIAAFWRRWHITLGDWLRNYLYFPLGGSRKGLMRTCINLFLIMFLAGIWHGAAWGYVIWGIIHGLALVIHRLTEQVSQVFTGFGRWWKTIPGTVCAWMMTQFMVFLAWVFFRLPNVQQANLVFSRLFNHRADVQFAHKVYGEALGMGRSDLVWLVLALVMTMTFLYLVKRGLKIELSSSVKIALVPVCIFVVWILAPGGGLPYIYFDF, encoded by the coding sequence ATGAGCTTTGTTGATACCCTCTATGGCTTCTTTCTCTGTCTACTCGTTCCCTTTTATTGGCACTATGGGAAATTTACCCCGGCTTTTAATTTAAACACCCAAGGCAACGTCACCACTGCCAAAGTGGATATGAACGATTCCTCAGAATCCACCCAAAAACGGCGACAGTGTTTATTACTCTTGGCTAGTTTATTTTTTTATGCCCTTTTACAGATTTATTATATCCCCTTCCTACTCTTAGCTGCCTTTTTAAATTATCGGTTAGCCAAGGCAATGGAAGCCCGTTTTCGGGGCTGTTTACAACCCCAATATTCCCAACTTTCTAATCAAGAATGGGAAGAAATGCAGCGTTTCTGGAATAGTCAGGCAACCCAGATCCTCCTGATTGGGATTGTTTTAAATGTCCTGATTCTAATTATTTTTAGATACCTGCCTTTCCTCTTTGGTATTATTGACGATATTTTGAATCTCCCCTTAGCTCAATTTAGTTCTAACTGGCTGAGAACTAACCTCATTGTTCCCTTGGGCATCTCCTTTTTTACCTTTGAATGTATTGCCTATTTAGTAGACGTTTATCGCGGCGCACCTGCCAGTTATTCATTTTTACAATTTGCCAGTTATAAACTCTTTTTTCCGAAACTAATTTCTGGACCGATTACCCGCTTCCATCAATTCAATACCCAACTGAAAGAAAGCCAAGCCTTGACGAACCCTCTATTTACTGAGGGGTTATGGCTTATGGCCTGTGGCATTGTAAAAAAAGCCTTAATTGCGGACTCCTTGGGAATTTTTGTAGACCTTTGTTATGGCAACTTAGAACGGGCAGGTAGTGGGGATTTATGGTTAGCTATTATTGGCTACGGTCTACAACTTTATTTTGATTTTAGTGGCTATGTCGATATGGCGCGAGGCAGTGCCATGTTATTGGGATTTCAACTGCCGGAGAACTTTAATTCTCCCTACTTTACCACCAGTATCGCGGCTTTTTGGCGGCGGTGGCACATTACCCTAGGGGATTGGTTACGCAACTATCTCTATTTTCCCTTGGGCGGGTCAAGAAAAGGCTTAATGCGCACCTGTATTAATTTGTTTTTAATTATGTTCTTGGCGGGGATTTGGCATGGTGCGGCTTGGGGGTATGTGATTTGGGGGATTATTCACGGTTTAGCGTTGGTAATTCACCGACTCACGGAACAGGTTTCTCAGGTTTTTACCGGGTTTGGACGATGGTGGAAAACTATCCCCGGCACAGTTTGCGCTTGGATGATGACCCAGTTTATGGTGTTTCTCGCTTGGGTGTTTTTCCGCTTACCCAATGTTCAACAAGCGAATTTAGTGTTTAGTCGTTTATTTAATCATCGGGCTGATGTCCAGTTTGCCCACAAAGTTTATGGGGAAGCCTTAGGTATGGGGCGCTCGGATTTGGTTTGGTTGGTGTTAGCGTTGGTCATGACCATGACGTTTTTATATTTGGTGAAACGGGGGTTAAAAATTGAACTGAGTAGTTCGGTTAAAATAGCGTTGGTTCCGGTCTGTATTTTTGTGGTTTGGATTTTAGCTCCGGGAGGCGGTTTACCTTATATTTATTTTGATTTTTGA
- a CDS encoding Gfo/Idh/MocA family protein: MRIKIALLGVGRWGKHWVRVCSQHPQIDLVAVVDSNPEQLAECGANLPPQVIQATDWASIREHPDLNAVLVATPAATHYALIQDALTLGYHVLAEKPLTLDPAECRHLCQLAQEKQVQLFIDHTYLFHPAVVAGQGVVESGTLGELRYGYATRTHLAPVRQDVDALWDLAIHDLAIFSHWLGEKPQTVQATGQVWLQPQLKMAIPAVSESLAVRDLVWVTVTYPSGFQGVIHLCWLNPDKQRRLCVVGSQGTLIFDELAGDAPLTIQRGYFEQVGGNFIPQGMGREVLALDSYEPLGRVCDRFVESVLTQTPSPLSSGWVGMELVEVLTALTRSLAEGGVPVSLDLEREAPD; this comes from the coding sequence ATGAGAATTAAAATAGCCCTGTTAGGGGTGGGACGTTGGGGAAAACATTGGGTGCGGGTTTGTTCCCAACACCCCCAGATTGACTTAGTGGCCGTGGTAGACTCCAATCCTGAGCAGTTGGCCGAATGTGGGGCCAATCTTCCCCCCCAGGTCATTCAAGCCACGGATTGGGCGAGTATTCGGGAACATCCGGATCTCAATGCGGTTCTAGTGGCCACTCCGGCGGCGACCCACTATGCTTTGATTCAGGATGCCTTAACCTTGGGGTATCATGTCCTGGCTGAAAAACCTCTGACGTTAGATCCTGCCGAGTGTCGTCATCTCTGCCAACTCGCCCAGGAAAAACAGGTGCAGTTGTTTATTGACCACACCTATCTCTTCCATCCGGCCGTAGTAGCGGGTCAAGGGGTGGTTGAGTCGGGAACATTGGGGGAGTTACGCTATGGTTACGCCACCCGGACTCATTTAGCCCCTGTGCGTCAAGATGTCGATGCTTTATGGGATTTGGCCATTCATGATCTGGCGATTTTCAGCCATTGGTTAGGGGAGAAACCCCAAACGGTACAAGCAACGGGGCAAGTTTGGTTACAGCCTCAGTTAAAGATGGCGATTCCGGCGGTTTCGGAGTCCTTAGCGGTGCGGGATTTGGTCTGGGTGACAGTGACCTATCCTAGTGGGTTTCAAGGGGTGATTCATCTCTGTTGGCTCAATCCGGATAAGCAGCGCCGTCTCTGTGTGGTGGGGAGTCAAGGGACATTGATTTTTGACGAGTTGGCGGGGGATGCCCCCTTAACCATCCAACGGGGCTATTTTGAGCAGGTGGGGGGGAATTTTATCCCCCAAGGGATGGGGCGAGAGGTGTTGGCGTTGGACTCTTATGAACCGTTGGGGCGGGTGTGCGATCGCTTTGTCGAATCCGTTCTCACTCAAACCCCCTCCCCCCTCTCTTCCGGCTGGGTGGGGATGGAGTTAGTCGAAGTGCTAACTGCCTTAACTCGTTCCCTAGCTGAGGGTGGGGTTCCCGTTTCCTTGGATCTTGAGAGAGAAGCCCCAGACTAG
- a CDS encoding adenylosuccinate synthase — MANVIVIGAQWGDEGKGKITDLLSRSADVVVRYQGGANAGHTVVVQGQTFKLHLIPSGILYPKTQCIIGSGTVIDPKVLIQEIDQLAELGISTEKLYISQTAHVTMPYHRLIDEAVENKRGEHKIGTTKRGIGPTYADKSERMGIRMMTLVNPDELRSQVTWAVQYKNAILEKLYDLPPLDPQAVVEEYLAYGERLRPHVVDSSLKIDEAVRNRQNILFEGAQGTLLDLDHGTYPYVTSSNPIAGGACVGAGVGPTIIDRVIGVAKAYTTRVGEGPFPTELKEEVGKMLGDRGAEFGTTTGRPRRCGWFDAVIGRYAVRINGLDCLAITKLDVLDGLEEIKVCVAYEIDGETCRDFPSSSKRFARCKPIYKTVPGWKESTADCRTLEDLPQAALNYLKFLAELMEVPIAIVSLGASRDQTIIVEDPIHGPKRALLEV, encoded by the coding sequence TTGGCTAACGTTATAGTAATTGGAGCCCAGTGGGGGGACGAAGGCAAAGGTAAGATTACAGACCTGCTGAGTCGTTCAGCAGATGTCGTCGTTCGCTACCAAGGGGGAGCGAACGCGGGACATACTGTAGTCGTACAAGGACAAACCTTCAAACTCCATCTAATTCCTTCCGGCATTTTATACCCAAAAACACAATGTATTATCGGTTCGGGGACGGTAATTGACCCCAAAGTGCTGATTCAAGAAATTGATCAACTTGCCGAGTTAGGAATTTCCACAGAAAAGTTGTATATTTCCCAGACGGCTCATGTGACGATGCCCTACCATCGTCTGATTGATGAAGCTGTGGAAAATAAACGGGGTGAGCATAAGATTGGGACGACGAAACGGGGAATTGGCCCCACCTATGCTGATAAGTCGGAACGGATGGGGATTCGCATGATGACCTTAGTGAATCCCGATGAGTTGCGCAGTCAGGTCACTTGGGCGGTGCAGTACAAAAATGCCATCCTCGAAAAACTGTATGATCTCCCTCCCCTTGATCCCCAAGCGGTGGTAGAGGAGTATCTGGCCTATGGGGAACGGTTACGCCCCCATGTGGTGGATAGTTCCCTAAAAATTGATGAAGCGGTGCGCAATCGGCAAAATATCCTGTTTGAAGGGGCGCAGGGGACGCTGTTAGATTTGGATCACGGGACTTATCCCTATGTGACTTCTTCTAATCCCATTGCGGGGGGAGCCTGTGTGGGGGCGGGTGTTGGTCCGACGATCATTGACCGGGTGATTGGGGTAGCGAAAGCTTACACGACCCGGGTGGGTGAGGGGCCGTTCCCGACGGAGTTAAAAGAGGAAGTGGGGAAAATGTTAGGCGATCGCGGTGCAGAATTCGGCACCACCACCGGGCGGCCTCGTCGTTGTGGTTGGTTTGATGCCGTCATTGGTCGCTATGCCGTGCGCATCAACGGTTTAGACTGTTTAGCCATCACGAAACTGGATGTCCTCGATGGTTTAGAGGAAATTAAAGTCTGTGTGGCCTACGAAATTGACGGCGAAACCTGCCGGGATTTCCCCAGCAGTTCCAAGCGTTTCGCCCGATGTAAGCCCATCTACAAAACCGTGCCGGGGTGGAAAGAATCCACCGCCGACTGTCGAACGTTGGAAGACTTACCCCAAGCGGCGCTGAATTACCTAAAATTCCTCGCCGAATTGATGGAAGTTCCCATTGCCATTGTCTCTTTGGGAGCCAGTCGGGATCAAACCATTATTGTTGAAGATCCCATTCACGGCCCCAAACGTGCCTTACTGGAAGTCTAG
- a CDS encoding YajQ family cyclic di-GMP-binding protein, with protein MASTSSFDVVSDFDHQEMVNTVDQTLREIKSRYDLKNTNSTLELGESTITVNTDSEMTLETIHDILRQKAAKRNLSQKIFEYGKIESASGGRVRQEVTLKRGISQENAKKISKLVRDNFKKVQASIQGDAVRISSKSKDDLQEVIQALKQEEFPVALQFTNYR; from the coding sequence ATGGCATCCACCAGTTCTTTTGATGTTGTCAGCGACTTTGATCATCAAGAAATGGTCAACACCGTAGATCAAACCCTACGAGAAATCAAAAGTCGTTATGATCTCAAAAACACCAACAGCACCCTAGAATTAGGGGAAAGCACTATTACCGTGAATACAGATAGTGAGATGACCCTAGAAACCATTCACGATATTTTGCGACAAAAAGCCGCCAAACGGAATCTCTCGCAAAAAATCTTTGAATACGGGAAAATTGAGTCGGCCAGTGGGGGCAGAGTTCGGCAAGAAGTTACCCTAAAAAGGGGAATTAGTCAAGAGAATGCTAAGAAAATTAGTAAATTAGTGCGGGATAATTTTAAAAAAGTGCAGGCTTCGATTCAAGGGGATGCGGTGCGGATTTCTAGTAAATCGAAAGACGATTTACAGGAAGTGATTCAAGCCTTGAAACAGGAAGAATTTCCCGTGGCTTTACAGTTTACGAATTATCGCTAG
- a CDS encoding 1,2-dihydroxy-3-keto-5-methylthiopentene dioxygenase yields MATLRLENGTIYSELVEIRAQLAPLNVHLNHWPVGKHPEIQTLLGKAALSDGEKEQVLGTLDHYFVQLQEEAGYQSRDLIVLHPDIPNLGDLLAKFERCHTHADDEVRYIIEGEGIFGFVSPTGEQMELTLQGEEYINVPAGTEHWFYLTPRQRIKAVRYFTTTAGWTPEYTDTPIRMSSQGYEKAR; encoded by the coding sequence ATGGCTACTCTACGTTTAGAAAATGGTACGATCTACAGCGAACTGGTTGAGATTCGCGCCCAACTCGCCCCCCTGAATGTTCATCTAAACCATTGGCCTGTGGGGAAGCATCCCGAAATTCAGACGTTGTTAGGGAAAGCCGCGCTGAGTGATGGGGAGAAAGAACAAGTTTTAGGCACTTTAGATCACTATTTTGTCCAATTACAAGAAGAAGCGGGGTATCAGTCCCGAGATTTGATTGTTCTCCATCCCGATATCCCGAATCTAGGGGATTTGTTGGCTAAGTTTGAACGCTGCCACACCCACGCGGATGATGAAGTGCGCTATATCATCGAAGGAGAGGGGATTTTCGGTTTTGTCTCTCCGACGGGAGAACAGATGGAGTTAACGCTTCAGGGGGAAGAATATATCAATGTTCCGGCGGGAACAGAACATTGGTTCTACTTAACTCCTCGTCAACGGATTAAAGCAGTGCGCTACTTTACCACGACAGCAGGCTGGACTCCGGAATATACCGACACACCTATTCGGATGTCCAGTCAGGGTTATGAGAAAGCCCGATAG
- a CDS encoding DUF2809 domain-containing protein, with amino-acid sequence MLRFTHRPRFLTLFYLLLIIPLGLSAKFYQGWGSAWVNDSFSSIFYEMAWCLVFFLIFPRRQAIWPIALGVFLCTSILEFLQLWHPPWLQTIRATLLGRLILGVAFDWSDFLYYVIGSVLGGFLLQHIWALTEGQP; translated from the coding sequence GTGCTGCGTTTTACCCATCGCCCTCGTTTCTTAACCCTGTTCTATCTCCTCCTGATAATCCCCCTCGGGTTATCCGCCAAATTTTATCAGGGGTGGGGTTCGGCTTGGGTCAATGATTCTTTTAGCAGCATCTTCTACGAAATGGCCTGGTGTTTAGTCTTTTTCCTCATCTTCCCCCGTCGTCAAGCCATCTGGCCCATCGCCTTGGGGGTTTTCCTTTGCACCTCGATTTTAGAGTTTCTCCAACTCTGGCATCCCCCTTGGTTACAGACCATTCGGGCAACCCTCCTCGGTCGTCTCATTTTGGGGGTTGCCTTCGATTGGTCGGATTTTCTCTACTACGTTATTGGCAGTGTTTTAGGGGGTTTCCTCCTGCAACATATTTGGGCATTGACGGAGGGGCAACCTTGA
- a CDS encoding Fe(3+) ABC transporter substrate-binding protein — protein MTINRKNLLTFSAGLVMLWGTGCATTTEAPTDNASSPSGGGEVNLYTARHYDVDSDLYRKFTETTGIKVNVIEGKAEELLERIQSEGVNSPADVFMTVDAGNLWQAQEAGVFQPVSSATLKAAIPENLREDEGHWFALTKRARVIIYNTDNVQPDELSTYEALSEPQWQGRVCMRSSSNIYNQSLVAAKLEEWGTERTEAWLRGLVGNFAREPEGNDTAQIQAVAAGQCDVAIANTYYVGRLLASEDPKDREITANIAVFFPNQDIGGTHINVSGAGVAANAPNKENAVTFLEFLTTPEAQKVFAAANHEYPVTANVAENEFVKGFGDFQASGLNVEVYGERNADAVRLMDQVGWK, from the coding sequence ATGACCATTAACCGAAAAAACCTCCTCACCTTCAGTGCTGGACTTGTGATGTTGTGGGGAACAGGCTGTGCGACGACGACCGAAGCCCCTACAGACAACGCCAGCAGCCCCAGTGGGGGGGGAGAAGTGAACCTATACACCGCCCGTCACTATGACGTAGATTCTGACCTCTATCGCAAATTTACCGAAACGACAGGGATTAAGGTCAATGTAATTGAGGGGAAAGCGGAAGAATTGTTAGAACGCATCCAAAGCGAAGGAGTCAACAGTCCGGCCGATGTGTTTATGACGGTGGACGCGGGCAACCTGTGGCAAGCGCAAGAGGCGGGGGTTTTTCAGCCTGTTTCTTCGGCGACTCTCAAGGCAGCAATTCCCGAGAATTTACGGGAGGATGAGGGTCACTGGTTTGCCCTGACCAAACGGGCTCGGGTGATTATCTATAACACCGATAATGTCCAACCCGACGAACTTTCTACCTATGAGGCACTGTCAGAACCTCAATGGCAGGGACGGGTTTGTATGCGCAGTTCTAGCAATATTTATAATCAGTCTCTGGTGGCGGCGAAATTGGAAGAATGGGGGACTGAACGAACCGAAGCGTGGTTAAGGGGTTTAGTGGGTAACTTTGCCCGGGAACCCGAAGGCAACGATACGGCGCAAATTCAAGCGGTTGCGGCCGGACAATGTGATGTTGCGATCGCCAATACTTATTATGTGGGGCGTCTCTTGGCCTCTGAAGACCCCAAAGACCGAGAAATTACCGCTAACATCGCCGTCTTTTTCCCCAATCAAGACATTGGAGGCACTCATATTAATGTGAGTGGGGCGGGTGTAGCGGCTAATGCACCCAATAAAGAAAATGCAGTGACGTTCCTCGAATTTCTCACCACCCCAGAAGCGCAAAAAGTCTTTGCGGCGGCCAATCATGAATATCCGGTGACGGCTAATGTAGCTGAGAACGAGTTTGTGAAGGGTTTCGGCGATTTCCAAGCATCGGGCCTCAATGTAGAGGTTTATGGTGAACGGAATGCCGATGCAGTGAGACTGATGGATCAAGTGGGCTGGAAATAG
- the dprA gene encoding DNA-processing protein DprA yields MLEERAYWLAWSKVEGVGAVLTQRLYGNFGSLGKAWEASPGELREVEGVGPKLLGVIQERRSQLNPEKLLKDCQDRGFQFWIPPDPDYPHLLLEIPSLPPVLYYRGQVDLAENQGKTPLIGIVGTRNITEYGQRWARQLSTTLAKHGFTVISGLASGVDAIAHQSCLAAGGRTIAVLGTGIDIIYPRSNTHLYQQIPKQGLILSDYPPGTPPEAKNFPPRNRIIAGLSRVVLVIEAARRSGALITARYANEFGRDVYVLPGSLDQPQSSGCLELANKGAQLILGEKELIEALGEIPQLDQMTPPPPPPPDLPPHIAPIFAVLSLEPLPVDVIAQKVNLDISTVSVALFDLELMGLATALPGMLYQRRL; encoded by the coding sequence TTGCTAGAAGAACGGGCTTACTGGTTGGCGTGGTCAAAAGTGGAGGGAGTTGGAGCCGTCTTAACCCAACGCCTCTATGGGAATTTTGGCAGTTTAGGCAAGGCCTGGGAGGCTTCACCCGGAGAATTGCGTGAGGTGGAGGGGGTGGGGCCGAAATTGTTGGGGGTAATTCAAGAAAGGCGATCGCAGCTTAACCCAGAAAAACTACTCAAAGATTGCCAGGACAGGGGTTTTCAGTTTTGGATTCCCCCCGATCCCGACTATCCTCACTTATTGCTAGAGATTCCTAGTTTACCCCCCGTTTTATACTATCGCGGTCAAGTAGACTTAGCCGAGAATCAAGGCAAAACCCCCCTGATAGGCATTGTGGGAACCCGCAACATCACCGAATATGGTCAACGTTGGGCGCGTCAACTCAGCACAACCTTGGCAAAACATGGATTTACCGTCATTTCCGGCCTAGCTAGTGGGGTAGATGCGATCGCCCATCAAAGTTGTTTAGCCGCCGGAGGACGCACTATCGCCGTCTTAGGCACCGGGATTGATATCATTTATCCCCGCAGCAACACCCACCTTTACCAGCAAATCCCCAAACAGGGCTTAATCTTAAGTGATTATCCCCCCGGCACCCCCCCCGAAGCCAAAAACTTCCCCCCCCGCAACCGCATCATCGCCGGATTAAGTCGCGTTGTCCTCGTCATCGAAGCCGCCCGCCGTTCCGGAGCATTGATTACCGCCCGTTACGCCAACGAATTTGGGCGAGATGTCTACGTCTTACCCGGTTCCCTCGATCAGCCTCAATCCTCCGGTTGTTTAGAATTAGCCAACAAAGGCGCCCAGTTAATCCTAGGGGAAAAAGAACTGATCGAAGCCTTGGGCGAAATCCCCCAACTCGATCAAATGACTCCACCTCCCCCCCCACCCCCCGATTTACCCCCCCATATCGCCCCCATTTTCGCCGTCCTTTCCCTAGAGCCCTTACCCGTAGATGTGATTGCCCAAAAGGTCAATCTAGACATCTCAACCGTCTCCGTCGCCTTATTTGACTTAGAATTAATGGGTCTAGCTACCGCCTTACCGGGGATGTTGTATCAACGGCGTTTATGA